The genomic interval GGAGTCGGTGGGCGTGATGGTGTCGGGCATCATGACGCCGAAGGGCACCGAGGATTTCGTCGCGCCGGCGGCCTTGAAGGCGCGGCTCGAGGCGCAGATCCCGCGCTACCGGATGGAGGTCGACGCGGAGAACCTGCGCCAGGGCGACCTCGACACCTTCCGCGCCGACGCCTTCGACCTGCAGCGCGTGCAGACCGAGGAAGCGCTCTACCTCCTCGCGCACGAGGACTGGGACCTCTTCTGGGTCATGTCGCACACCCTCGACAAGCTGCAGCATTTCTTCTGGCGCTACATGGACCGCGCCCATCCCGCGTATCCGGGACCGGGACCGTACGAGCACACCATCCGCGACTTCCACGTCGCCTTCGACCGCGCGCTCGGTCGCTATCTCGACGCGCTGCCGCCGGGCACGAACGTCGTCCTGCTCTCCGACCACGGATCGGCGCCGCTGCACACCTACTTCTGCGTCATGAACTGGCTCGCCTCCGAAGGCTTCCTGGCGATGCAGGGCGAGGGTGCGGCGCGACGGGGGCTCGCCGCGGTGGGTGTCGACGCGAAGGACCTCACACGACGCCTGAAGCGCATGGGGCTCAGCTGGGTGACGAAGCTCGTGCCGCGGGCGCTCAAGGGCGCGGTACCGCAATCGCTGTCGTCCTTCAGCAAGATCGCGAGCCGGATCGACTGGAACCGGACGCGCGCCTACTGCCCATCGGCACCCGGGAGCGGCCTCTGGGTCAACCTCAAGGGACGCGAGCCCGAGGGGATCGTCAGCCCGGGCGCGGAGTACGAGCGTGTGATCGCCGAGCTGCGCGAGCGCCTGCTCGCCTACCGCCACCCGAAGACGGGCGAGCCGATCGTCACGGCCGTGCACCGCCGGGAGGAGATCTACTCGGGTCCCCACGCCGACGGTGGTCCCGACCTGCTGGTCGAGACGGCGCGCACGGTCTGCATGGTCGAGGGGCTCGGCCGCACGGCGCTCATGCCGGCGGGGAAGGGGCCGGAGGAGCGCACCGGCAACCACGCGCGCGACGGCATCCTGCTCGCGTACGGTCCCGACGTGCGCCGGGGCGAAACCCTCCCGCTCGCGGCGATCGAGGACGTCGCGCCGACCGTCCTCTATCTCCTCGGCCTGCCCATCGACGCCGACATGGACGGGCGCGTTCTCACCGAGGCGCTCGCTCCGGAACGCGTCGGCGCGCAGCCGATCGCCGTCAACGCCGAGCCGTATGCGCTTCCCGAGAACGGCGCGTTCCGCTATTCGGCCGATGACGAGCAACGCATCCAGGACATGCTCGAGGGGCTCGGCTACGTATGAGGGCGCGCGCGGCAGTCTTCTGCTTCCACGACATCGTTCCCGCGGACCGGGTCGATCGCGTGCCCACGACGCACCGCCCGTACGTGCTGACGCCCGATGAGTTTCGCGCCCTCATGGTGGAAGCGCGCGCGTCGGCACGCCGCGCGATCCCGGTGGGGCAGGTCCCCTCGGAGCTCGGCGGCGCCTTCTACAGCCTCACCTTCGACGACGGTGCGGCGAGCGACTACGAGATCGCGTTTCCCACCCTGCGCGAGCTCGGGCTGCGCGCGACGTTCTTCGTCGTACCGACGCTCGTCGACACGCCCGGGTACGCCACGTGGGCGCAGCTCCGCGAGATGGTTGCCGCGGGGATGGAGGTCGGCAGTCACTCGCTGACGCACCCCTTCGTGCACGAGCTCGATCGCGCCGGCGTCGAGCGGGAGTTCGGCGAGTCGAAGCGCTTGCTGGAAGAGCGACTCGGCGTGGCGGTCCGCAGCGCTTCCCTGCCGCGCGGGTGGGAGTCGCCCGCGCTGCGCGGGGTCCTCGCGGAGCTCGGGTACAAGGCCTTCTGCACGAGTCGCGTCGCCTGGTGGTACGTGGGCGGCGATGCGCTCGCGATCCCGCGCGTGGCGGTGCGCCGCGGCATGCTGGTCGACGACTTCGGGGCGATCGTGAACGCCACGCCGCGCGCCCTCTGGCGCATGCAGGCGATCGAGGCGGCGAAGAACGCCGCGAAGGCGTGCCTCGGCTTGCAGGGCTGGCAACGCCTGCGTGAGCCGCTGCTGGCGCTCCGGGAGCGGGCCTGATGGCGCTCGCGCTCTTCGTCGCCGCGCTCGCCATCATCGTGTGGGTGTATGTCGGCTATCCGCTCCTCCTGTGGGCGATGGCGCTCCTGCGGCGGAAACCCGTCCGCCGCGCGCCGGTCGCACCCACCGTGTCGCTCGTCATCTGCGCCTACAACGAGGAGCGCGACATCCGCCGCAAGCTCCAGGAGTGCGTCGCCGCCGACTACCCGCCCGACCGCCTGGAGATCGTCGTGGCGTCGGATGGCTCGACCGATCGGACCGACGACATCGTGCGCGAGTTCGCGCCGCGGGTCCGGCTCCTGCGGGTCGAGGGGCGCGGCGGCAAGACGGTTGCGCAGAACGCCGCCGTCGCCGAGGCCCGGGGCGACATCCTCGTCTTCTCCGACGTCACGACGGTGTACACCCCCACCACCATCCGGGAAATGGTGGCGAACTTCGCCGACCCGGCCGTCGGCTGCGTCGGCGGCGATCTCCACTACGAGAAGGAGCCCCGCAACACGTCGGCCGAGGGTCGGGCGCTCTTCTGGGGGTTCGAGCGGCAGCTCCGCGTGTGGGAGAGCCAGGTGCACTCGATCGTCGGCGTCGCCGGCTGCGTGTACGCGATGCGCCGTGCGCTCTACGTCCCACTCGACGCGGCCGCCATCAGCGACTTCGTCCAGCCGGGTCGCGTGACGGAGCGCGGCCACCGCACGGTGCTCGAGCCGAGAGCGCTCGCGTTCGAAGCGGCCGAGAGCCGGTCGCTCGGCGAGGAGCTGCACCGCCGGGCGCGCGTCATCACGCGCGGGCTGCGCGGCGCGTTCACGATGCCGGCCCTGCTGAATCCGCTCCGCCACCCGTGGTTCGCGACCCTGCTGTGGTCGCATCGCGTGCTGCGCTGGCTCGTGCCGGTCTTCCTCCTGGTCCTGCTGGCGGCGAGCGTCGCGCTCGCGCCGCGCGGGCCCTTCTTCCAGCTCGTGCTCGCGGCCCAGCTCGCCATGTACGGCTCGGGCCTGGTCGCCTACACGCTGGAGCGGCTGCGCGTGCGGCCGCCCGGGCTCTTCATTCCGCTCTACTTCTGCGTGCTGAACCTGGCACCGCTGCTCGCGCTCGCGTGGCTTGTCCGCGGCGAGAAGAAGGTCGCGTGGGAGACGGGGCGGTGATGGCGCAGGTCGTGAAGCAGGCGATCTACCACTCGGGACTCCTGCGGCTCGCGCGCCTCGCGCGCGCGCGGGTGCGCGGCATCGTGCTGCGCTACCACGCCCTCACCGACGGCGCCGATCCGGTCGTCTACGCCGCGCCCGACATCTGCATGCCGGCGGACGCGTTCCGCGCGCAGATGGCGTTCGTGAAGCGCGCCTACACGGTCGTGCCCCTCGACGTCCTGGTCGAAGCGGTGGTCCGCGGCGACAAGCTGCCGCCACGCGCGCTCGCGATCACGTTCGACGACGGCTACGCCGACAACCATCGGCTGGGGCTCCCGATCCTGCGCGCGCTCGGCCTGCCGGCGACGGTGTATCTGACGACGGCCCCCATCGACGGCTCGGCGCCGTTCTGGGTATCTGCCGCGCGCGCGATCGCGCTCGGTGCGCGCGGTGAGACGCTCGCCGCGCCGGGGCGGGAGCCGCTGCGGATCGGGAGCTCGGCCGAGCGCGAGGCGGCGGCCAAGGCGCTCACGCGGGCGCTGGTACCGCTCGACGCGTCGGCGCGCCAGGAGCGCCTCGCCGAGCTGGCGCGCGCGACCGGTGTCGATCTCGAGCGCGCGCTCGCCGGAACGATGCTCACCTGGGCGCAGGTGCGGGAGCTCGCCGCCGCGGGATGGACGATCGGCGCGCACACGGTGACGCACAGCAACGTCGCGCTCATCGGCGCAGCGGTAGCACGTGACGAGATCGCGGGATCCCGCGATGCCATCGAGGCCGCCACCGGCACACGCGTGTGTCACTTCTGCTATCCCAACAGCGGTGGACGGCACACCTACTTCGGCCCGGAGACGGTGAGCGTGCTGCGCGACCTCGGCTTCGCATCGGCGACGACGTCGCGCCCGGGCGCGCTGCGTCCGGGAGCGGATCCATTCTTGCTGCCGCGGCTCGGGGTGAGCCCCCGCCTGGCTCCGGTCATGGAGCTGGCCGCGGCCATGGAGCGCCAGCGACTGGCGGCGTAGGGCTATGTGCGGCATCGCAGGTGAGCTGAGACTCGTATCCGGCGAGCGCGCCAGCGCCGAGCGGGTGCGCGCCATGTGCGACGTCATGGTGCACCGCGGCCCGGACTCCTTCGGCGAGTTCGCGCACGCCGAGGCCGCGCTCGGGATGCGCCGGCTCGCGATCGTCGACGTCGCCGGCGGCAAGCAGCCCCTCGGCAACGAGGACGGCAGCGTGCAGGTCGTCTGCAATGGAGAGATCTACAACGCGCCGGCGCTCATGCGCGAGCTCGAGTCGCGCGGCCACCACCTGCGCACGCGCTCCGACGTCGAGGTGATCGCCCACCTCTACGAGGAGCACGGCACCGACCTCGCGCGCCACATGGACGGCATGTTCGCGTTCGCCCTCTGGGACACGCGCGCACACCGCCTGATCCTCGGCCGCGACCGCATGGGCATCAAGCCGCTCTACGTCGCGCAGCGGGGCGACAGGCTGTTCTGGGGCTCGGAGCCCAAGTGCCTGCTCGCGGCGGGCGTCGAGCCCGAGCTCGATCCGCAGGCCCTGCACGACTACCTGACGCTCGGGTACGTCCCCGGCCCCGCGTCGATCTTCGCGGGCGTGGCGCAGCTCCCGCCCGGCGCGATCCTGGTCGCCGAGCCGGGTCGCGGCGCGCCGCGCATCGAACGCTACTGGCGCCTGGACGGGCACGTTCCGACCGACCGGCGCGGGCTGCCCGAGACCGAAGCCGAATGGGAGGCGGAGCTCCTGCGGACGCTCAAGGGCGCCGTCGAGAGCCACCTCATGGCCGACGTCCCGCTCGGCGTCTTCCTGTCGGGCGGCGTCGACTCCGGGTCGATCGTCGCGCTCATGCACGAGCTGGGCGTCCACCCGATCCGCACCTTCACGATCGGGTTCGAGGAGAAGGGTTTCAGCGAGACCGACGGCGCGCGCGAGGTCGCGACCCGCTACGGGACCGAGCACCACGAGCTCATCGTGCGGCCCGACGCGATCAACCTGCTGCCGACGCTCGTGCGCCACTTCGACGAGCCGTTCGCCGATTCCTCCGCCATCCCCGTCTACCACGTCTCCGAGCTCGCGCGCCGTCACGTGACCGTCGTCCTCTCCGGCGAGGGCGGCGACGAGATGCTGGCGGGGTACGAGACGTACCGTGCCCGCAAGATCGCGGCCGCCTACGCGCGGCTGCCGCGGATCGTGGGGCAGGGGCTCGTGCCCGCGGTCGTGCGACGGCTGCCGGTGTCGCACGGCAAGGTGAGCTTCGACTACAAGGCGAAGCGGTTCGTGACCGGCGCCTACCTGCCTCCCGCGGCGGGCCACCTGTGGTGGAAGTCGATTCTCACCGAGGACATGAAGCGCGGGCTCTACGCGGGCGGCGCGGAGGGCCTGGTGCCGACGGCGCGCCTGTTCGAGTCGCTCTATGCCGAGAGCGATGGCGGGGAGCTCGATCGCCTGCAGTACGTCGACACGGCGCTCTACCTCGCCGCCGACATCCTGGTGAAGGTCGACCGCATGAGCATGGCGCACTCGCTCGAGACGCGCGTGCCGTTCCTCGATCGCAGCATGGTCGAGCTGGCGCGCCGCATTCCGCCACGCCTGCGCTTGCACGGCCTCACGACCAAGTACCTCTTGAAGAAGGCGATGGCGTCGCGGCTGCCGGCGTCGGTGGTGGGCGGTAAGAAGCGGGGTTTCAACGTGCCGATGCCCGGCTGGCTCGCCGGCGAGCTGCGCGACTTCACCCGCGACACGCTCTCGCCGGCGCGAGTGCGTGCGCAGGGCCTCTTCGAGCCGCAGGCCGTCACCCGGCTCATCGACGAGCACGTGCGGCTCGCCGCCGACCACAGCCGGGCACTCTGGACGCTGCTCGTGCTGTCGGTGTGGATGGACGACGTGCTCGGTGCCACCGGGCCGGCCGCGGCGCGTGCGGCCGGCGCGTGGAGATGACGTGAAGAAACGGAGACACCCGTGATCGCGCTCGACGCCGTCGACGTCAAAGTCGCGCCCCCGATCCGGCGGCCCGATCTGATCGGGCTCGAGCCGGACGGCAACTGGAGCCGCTGGTGGCAGGTGCTGATCGCCGCCGTGGGCCTGCTCGTCACGCTCCCCATCTCGCTCGCCGTCGCGCTCGCCACCAAGCTCACGAGCCGCGGCCCCGTCCTCTATCGCGGCACGCGGATCGGCCGGAACATGGAGCCCTTCGGCATCCTCAAGTTCCGCACCCTGCTGGTCGACGCCGAGCAGCGGATCGGGGCGCGGCTGCTGACGCCGGGCGACCCGCTCTACACGCCGGTCGGACGGTTCTTGAAGCGCACGAAGCTCGACGAGATCCCCCAGCTCATCAACGTCGTCAAGGGCGACATGAATCTCGTCGGCCCGCGTCCGATCCGGCCCGTGTTCCTCGCCACCTCGATGCGCGAGATCGAGAACTACGCCGCGCGCTTCATCGTCCGTCCCGGCATGACGGGTCTGGCCCAGCTACGGGGCGGCTACTTCACGCACCCGCGCGACAAGCTCCGCTACGACGTCCTCTACATCCGCAACCGCAGCATGCGACTCGACGTGAAGCTGGTCCTCGGCACGTTCGTGAAACTGCTGAACCGCTGGCTGACGCTCGGGCTGCTGCTGGCGCTCGTCTTCCTGTCCGCGTCGTTCCTGCCCGCCCTGTTCCGCGGGCCGTTCCAGGTCGACCTCGGCGGCTTCCACGTCTCACCGTTCGAGGCCATCGGCGTGCTGCTGGTCGGCGCCGCGCTCGCCCGGCAGATGCCGGCGCACCGACTCTACC from Candidatus Eisenbacteria bacterium carries:
- a CDS encoding polysaccharide deacetylase family protein, giving the protein MGDGAVMAQVVKQAIYHSGLLRLARLARARVRGIVLRYHALTDGADPVVYAAPDICMPADAFRAQMAFVKRAYTVVPLDVLVEAVVRGDKLPPRALAITFDDGYADNHRLGLPILRALGLPATVYLTTAPIDGSAPFWVSAARAIALGARGETLAAPGREPLRIGSSAEREAAAKALTRALVPLDASARQERLAELARATGVDLERALAGTMLTWAQVRELAAAGWTIGAHTVTHSNVALIGAAVARDEIAGSRDAIEAATGTRVCHFCYPNSGGRHTYFGPETVSVLRDLGFASATTSRPGALRPGADPFLLPRLGVSPRLAPVMELAAAMERQRLAA
- a CDS encoding polysaccharide deacetylase family protein, translating into MRARAAVFCFHDIVPADRVDRVPTTHRPYVLTPDEFRALMVEARASARRAIPVGQVPSELGGAFYSLTFDDGAASDYEIAFPTLRELGLRATFFVVPTLVDTPGYATWAQLREMVAAGMEVGSHSLTHPFVHELDRAGVEREFGESKRLLEERLGVAVRSASLPRGWESPALRGVLAELGYKAFCTSRVAWWYVGGDALAIPRVAVRRGMLVDDFGAIVNATPRALWRMQAIEAAKNAAKACLGLQGWQRLREPLLALRERA
- a CDS encoding alkaline phosphatase family protein produces the protein MSSANGVSRQRVFVVGLDAATWDLVMPWVEAGVLPTLRRLIDAGVHAPLRSTLPALTPPGWTSAATGRNPGKHNIFNFYRGRAGGLSPAPVTPGDLRSPRVWDIVAQHGRRSVVLRMPLTYPPQESVGVMVSGIMTPKGTEDFVAPAALKARLEAQIPRYRMEVDAENLRQGDLDTFRADAFDLQRVQTEEALYLLAHEDWDLFWVMSHTLDKLQHFFWRYMDRAHPAYPGPGPYEHTIRDFHVAFDRALGRYLDALPPGTNVVLLSDHGSAPLHTYFCVMNWLASEGFLAMQGEGAARRGLAAVGVDAKDLTRRLKRMGLSWVTKLVPRALKGAVPQSLSSFSKIASRIDWNRTRAYCPSAPGSGLWVNLKGREPEGIVSPGAEYERVIAELRERLLAYRHPKTGEPIVTAVHRREEIYSGPHADGGPDLLVETARTVCMVEGLGRTALMPAGKGPEERTGNHARDGILLAYGPDVRRGETLPLAAIEDVAPTVLYLLGLPIDADMDGRVLTEALAPERVGAQPIAVNAEPYALPENGAFRYSADDEQRIQDMLEGLGYV
- the asnB gene encoding asparagine synthase (glutamine-hydrolyzing), with the translated sequence MCGIAGELRLVSGERASAERVRAMCDVMVHRGPDSFGEFAHAEAALGMRRLAIVDVAGGKQPLGNEDGSVQVVCNGEIYNAPALMRELESRGHHLRTRSDVEVIAHLYEEHGTDLARHMDGMFAFALWDTRAHRLILGRDRMGIKPLYVAQRGDRLFWGSEPKCLLAAGVEPELDPQALHDYLTLGYVPGPASIFAGVAQLPPGAILVAEPGRGAPRIERYWRLDGHVPTDRRGLPETEAEWEAELLRTLKGAVESHLMADVPLGVFLSGGVDSGSIVALMHELGVHPIRTFTIGFEEKGFSETDGAREVATRYGTEHHELIVRPDAINLLPTLVRHFDEPFADSSAIPVYHVSELARRHVTVVLSGEGGDEMLAGYETYRARKIAAAYARLPRIVGQGLVPAVVRRLPVSHGKVSFDYKAKRFVTGAYLPPAAGHLWWKSILTEDMKRGLYAGGAEGLVPTARLFESLYAESDGGELDRLQYVDTALYLAADILVKVDRMSMAHSLETRVPFLDRSMVELARRIPPRLRLHGLTTKYLLKKAMASRLPASVVGGKKRGFNVPMPGWLAGELRDFTRDTLSPARVRAQGLFEPQAVTRLIDEHVRLAADHSRALWTLLVLSVWMDDVLGATGPAAARAAGAWR
- a CDS encoding glycosyltransferase family 2 protein, whose protein sequence is MALALFVAALAIIVWVYVGYPLLLWAMALLRRKPVRRAPVAPTVSLVICAYNEERDIRRKLQECVAADYPPDRLEIVVASDGSTDRTDDIVREFAPRVRLLRVEGRGGKTVAQNAAVAEARGDILVFSDVTTVYTPTTIREMVANFADPAVGCVGGDLHYEKEPRNTSAEGRALFWGFERQLRVWESQVHSIVGVAGCVYAMRRALYVPLDAAAISDFVQPGRVTERGHRTVLEPRALAFEAAESRSLGEELHRRARVITRGLRGAFTMPALLNPLRHPWFATLLWSHRVLRWLVPVFLLVLLAASVALAPRGPFFQLVLAAQLAMYGSGLVAYTLERLRVRPPGLFIPLYFCVLNLAPLLALAWLVRGEKKVAWETGR